The following are encoded together in the Vicia villosa cultivar HV-30 ecotype Madison, WI unplaced genomic scaffold, Vvil1.0 ctg.000089F_1_1, whole genome shotgun sequence genome:
- the LOC131623892 gene encoding geraniol 8-hydroxylase-like yields the protein MEFLLSCMILLFLLAFTLYFLLSKCTKNNSNMIKLPPGPAPLPFIGNLHQLGKKPQKSLAKLAQIHGPLMSLKLGQVTTIVASSPYMAKQILQTHDHALSNRIILNAITVYDHHKYNMAFLPIAPLWRDLRKIFNNELFSNKTLDASKGIRFEKLKEFLNDINQSSLVNEAVNIGNMAFKTAINLLSNTIFSLDLVQSTDSAGDFKELVVNILEESGKPNIADLFPALNMFDFDLQGIKRRNAVYAGKILDIFQRLVNERLKVREVQGFDTNNDMLSNLLNIAQDNSQEMSIAKIPHVSLTLFVAGTDTISSNLEWAMTELLKNEKIMAKAKQELEQIIGKGKPVEESDIGNLPYLQAIIKETFRLHPSVPFLIPRKANQNVKIDGYTIPKDAQIWVNVWAIGRNSSSWEDANMFLPERFLTSKIDAKGHNFELLPFGAGRRICPGIPLASKMLPLMLGSLINCFNWKLEDGMKVEDMNMEDKFGITLPKAQPLRVIPEKICD from the exons ATGGAGTTTTTGCTAAGTTGTATGATTCTTCTATTTCTATTAGCATTCACTCTCTATTTTCTACTTTCTAAATGCAcaaaaaacaattcaaacatgATCAAACTTCCACCAGGACCTGCTCCTCTTCCTTTTATAGGAAACCTCCATCAATTAGGAAAAAAGCCACAGAAATCCTTAGCCAAATTAGCTCAAATTCATGGTCCACTCATGAGTCTAAAGTTAGGCCAGGTGACAACCATAGTTGCCTCTTCACCCTACATGGCCAAGCAAATACTCCAAACACATGATCATGCCTTATCCAACAGAATCATTCTCAATGCTATAACAGTTTATGACCACCACAAATACAACATGGCATTTTTACCAATTGCACCTCTCTGGAGAGATTTAAGAAAAATATTCAATAATGAATTATTCTCTAACAAGACACTTGATGCGAGCAAGGGAATTAGGTTTGAGAAACTGAAAGAATTTCTCAATGACATTAATCAAAGTAGTCTTGTTAATGAAGCTGTTAATATTGGAAATATGGCTTTTAAGACCGCAATCAACTTGTTGTCAAACACTATTTTCTCTTTAGATTTGGTTCAATCTACCGATTCAGCTGGAGATTTCAAGGAGCTAGTTGTGAATATATTGGAAGAAAGTGGAAAACCAAACATTGCTGATCTTTTTCCTGCATTAAATATGTTTGACTTTGATCTACAGGGAATTAAACGTCGTAACGCGGTTTATGCTGGGAAGATCCTTGATATCTTCCAACGTTTAGTTAATGAAAGATTGAAGGTGAGGGAAGTACAAGGTTTTGACACAAACAATGACATGCTAAGTAACTTGCTTAACATTGCTCAAGACAACAGCCAAGAAATGAGCATTGCCAAAATCCCACATGTATCTCTG ACTTTATTTGTTGCGGGTACGGATACAATTTCATCTAATCTAGAATGGGCAATGACGGAATTGCTCAAAAATGAAAAGATTATGGCAAAAGCAAAACAAGAGTTGGAACAAATCATTGGCAAAGGAAAACCAGTTGAAGAATCAGATATTGGTAACCTTCCTTATTTACAAGCAATAATAAAAGAGACATTTCGATTACACCCTTCAGTTCCATTTTTAATTCCTCGAAAAGCCAATCAAAATGTGAAAATTGATGGCTACACAATCCCAAAAGATGCACAAATTTGGGTTAATGTGTGGGctattggtagaaattcaagttctTGGGAAGATGCAAATATGTTTTTACCAGAGAGATTCTTAACATCTAAAATTGATGCCAAAGGTCATAATTTCGAGCTTCTACCATTTGGCGCTGGAAGGAGAATTTGTCCTGGTATACCGTTAGCTTCGAAGATGTTACCTTTGATGTTGGGTTCattaatcaattgttttaactGGAAATTAGAAGATGGAATGAAAGTAGAAGATATGAACATGGAGGACAAGTTTGGAATAACATTACCAAAGGCCCAGCCATTAAGAGTCATTCCAGAAAAAATATGTGATTAA